The following are encoded together in the Equus przewalskii isolate Varuska chromosome 14, EquPr2, whole genome shotgun sequence genome:
- the RMDN2 gene encoding regulator of microtubule dynamics protein 2 isoform X3, with translation MGKCLSYITANTDTEEQSFPVTKALNTHVEDLNLDVLLQKADRLRLEESSKMESFELLCDHKDKYRDEIEFIWRFARAYGDMYELSTNTQEKKHYANIGKTLGEKAITRAPMNGHCHLWYAILCGYVSEFEGLQNKINYGHRFKEHLDKAIQFLPEEPFLYYLKGRYCYTVSKLSWIEKKMAATLFGKIPSSTVEEALQNFLKVEELHPGFSKSNYMFLAKCYIDLEQTNDAVKFCDLAVLLPCVSREDREAQKEVKKISTFLKR, from the exons ttATATTACAGCTAATactgacacagaagaacagagtTTTCCGGTCACTAAGGCATTGAACACACACGTGGAAGACTTAAATTTAGATGTCCTTCTTCAGAAGGCGGACCGTTTGCGTTTGGAGGAGTCTAGCAAGATGGAGAGCTTTGAACTACTTTGTGACCACAAAGACAAG tATAGAGATGAAATAGAGTTTATTTGGCGGTTTGCTCGTGCTTATGGAGATATGTATGAGTTATCTACAAATACtcaagaaaagaaacattatgCTAATATTG GAAAGACATTAGGTGAAAAAGCTATTACTAGAGCACCCATGAATGGACATTGTCATCTGTG GTATGCGATTTTGTGTGGCTACGTATCAGAGTTTGAAGGCttacaaaacaaaatcaactATGGACATCGCTTCAAG gAACATCTGGATAAAGCAATCCAATTTTTACCTGAAGAACCCTTTTTGTATTACCTAAAGGGAAGATACTGTTATACT GTCTCGAAACTGAGCTGGATTGAGAAAAAAATGGCTGCTACTCTGTTTGGAAAAATACCATCCTCAACTGTAGAAGAAGCTTTGCAAAATTTCCTTAAG GTTGAAGAACTACACCCTGGTTTTTCTAAGTCCAATTACATGTTCTTGGCCAAG tgttATATCGACCTTGAACAAACTAATGATGCTGTGAAGTTCTGTGATTTGGCAGTGTTGCTTCCTTGTGTAAGCAGAGAA